A segment of the Prochlorococcus marinus CUG1416 genome:
CAGATGTAAGAGAGAAGGCATTAACTTGGATGCTTAATTTAAATTTAAATGAAAAAAGCGAAAATGAAAATTATCATACACATTTAATGAAATTTAAATTAGAAAAATCTTATATATATGAAATTTGGAATAACTATACTAATATCCAAAGACCTTGGGTACCTTGGAGCTGGTGTCAAACTGAATTTATGCATTCCAAAAATAATTCCATAACTATTTTTTCCCCTAATTCATATACTTTGCATGCAATCAAGGCAGAATACAATGATCTAATAGAACAAAGAACACAACTTTATGGAAACATTTGGTATGACATGGAGAATTCAAAGAATATGCCATATTACTTAGAATCAAATCATGAAAACCTAGACTACGAAAAAGTTGTAAATGCTTCACTAAAGAAATCAAGACTTAAAAATACAAGTCAGAAATTCATATATTTTTTTAAAAATCCTTTAAAACTATTAAAAAAATTTAACTAAATATTTTTGATAAATTATTTCTAAATTTGAAAATATATTTTTTAAAAAGGGAATAAAATTCTATACAAACTTTTCCAAGTTTAAATTATTTTAAATAAAATTTACAACATTTTTCAAACACTTTTTTTTACTTACTGCTACATTAAATTTTTCTTTATAGTGTCCTAAAGCAATAAGCATTATTACGCTTTCATTTTTAATTCTTAAGATATTTTTTAACTTTATATCTTTATCTGGAGATACATCCCAATTTAAACAACAACTAGCTAAAGAATTAGAGTGTAAAGCATATAATAAAGACATTGAAAACATACCACCAGAAATATATGGTTCTCTTCTTTCAATAGGATGAAAAAAACAGTTTAATTTTGAAGTTATTATTAATATTTTTGAGGCATGGATTCCAAATCCTTTATTACCATTTTGCAAAGATAAAATAAGTTTTCTTTTATAATAATCATCAATAACATAGACCTTATTAATATTTCTATTACATACTGTAGGGGTACCAATAAGTGCTTTATTAACACATTCCATTATCAAATTATTATCAACTTCAATATCTGAAAAATTTCTTATACTTCTTCTACTTCTAAAAAAATCTTCATTTAAATAAGTAATCTTTTCTAAAATGTCTTTTTTATTTTGAGAAATAATACCACCATATTTCTGATCAGATTTTATTAATTTCAAATGTTTATATTTTTCAATGAATTTGATAAGTGGTTTTTCCAAAATATCAATTTTTTTTTGTTTATGCCAAATTAAATAATCGTTTAATGCATCATATACAGAAATTACTATGGGATCTTGATAATCAAACTTATCAATATAATATTCAGTTAATTTTATAATTTTACTTATTACTTTTGAGTCGGAACCAAAATTTGGTTTAACTTTTTTTAAAGAAAGACCTTTTTCTAATTTATGATAGTTATAAGTAATATATTCAACTAATTCATCCTGATTCATTTTTTGATAATTAAGCTTAAAATTATTTGCAGAAGCCAAGCTAAATATTGCATTATCATATAAATTATAGGTATTATTCAGAAAATTCATATATCCAATATTCACTAAAAAAGTCTTTAAAAAAAACTTAGAATTATTATAAATTTTCAAAATATTATTGATTATAAAGTTTGAATATCCCACTAAAGAAAAATGAAGTATTTACTTTAAGTAATTTAAATGATTTATTCCAAAATGCAAATACTCTTATAAAAGTTGCTATTAAAGAGAAAATAGCTGCTCCATTTATTCCTATTTTTGGTATTAAAAGAAAATTTAGTATAATTCCAATAATTAAAGAAAGTCCAGAATAATAAAATATTACTTTTTCATAGCTATTTGCAAGACTTACTGGTCGCAGAGGTGGTCGCAGAGGGGGCATATTTTGCCATATTTTACCTTATCAAAACGTATCGTTTTGTTATGATAAATTGGTCAAACTAATTAGTATAACTAATGAAAACCTTGATGGAGCCAAGCGGACTCGAACCGCTGGCCCCCTGCATGCCATGCAGATCACCAATCAAGCTATAGCTAGTTTTAGCTGCTGTTCTTAATGATTAGCTCGCAGAATAGCTCGCAGAAAAAACAATATTAAAAATCCCTTAAAGAATTGCTCTTATTATTCTTTCTATCTTTCATTAATGATGAGTAAATAATTACTATCTGAATTTTTCTATTTAATAATTAATTTTGAATTTCTTCTATTTATTTTTAAGTTCTGAAATAGTTTTTTTTAAATTTATTATTTCTTCTTTTTGTTTAATATTTATAATCATAATATTTTCAAAATTCCTTAGTTTTTGAGCATTAGATAATGAACGACAAATATCCATTGCTTTTTTTATTTTTTGGTTGTAATCAAAATTAGGTTTTTGTTTTTCAGAAGAAAATTTTGTCAAATCAGATTCGGTAAATATCTCTCCACCTAATAAACGATCTATAATTTCTTTTCTTTTTACCAAATCAAAATTACCAATTTTAGCTAATGATCTTGATGATAATTCTGCCAAAATAGTTTCAGGAATATTTGTTTTAAATAACCATGATTCATACGCGGATGCTAAATCTCTACAATTTCTACCACTTAAATAAAAAACTCTTGAATCAGTTAGCTTAACCCAATTAGTATTTTTAAAAAGGATCTTAATCTCAGATAGATTTTTTGCAACATCTAAAATAGAATTACCAATATTAAATATTGAAGAGTTTATAATTTCAATTTTTTTATTGATTTCATTAATTTTAGAATGATCAAAACCTTCTTTGATTAAAAATTTATTATGGTCGAGATTTATAGATTTACTAAATAAGGATTTAGAATTATTAGATAAAGAAATGGTCATTAATAACGAAAAATTAATTACTAGTAATATTCTAGTAATAGCTAGCCCTGTTCGAAAATATAGTATTAAAATTTACAATGGACGGTTCGTCCAATCATGGTATATCAATTAGTGCTACTAAATATGAGATAAGGGCTCGCACAGTAGCTCGCAGAGAACCCTTAATTATCCATATTTGTACATTATTATCCTATCGAATTATTGATCACACTCATTGGTATAACAAGCAAAATCTTGATGGAGCCAAGCGGATTCGAACCGCTGGCCCCCTGCATGCCATGCAGGTGCTCTACCAGCTGAGCTATGGCCCCAAATCTAGAAACGTCTTTTATAACAATCTATTTAAAGATTTCTTTCTCAACGTCACTAATTCCTATGTTAGTTTATATCGTTTGATTATTAATATCTACTTCCTAAAATGGACATAGAGATTTACAAGTTTTAGAGTGCTTTCTGGTACTTTTATAACGCTATTAAGAGCCTTCTTAAATAGTCAAGCTTGTCTTGTATGGAGTATAGAAGTAAGAAAAATTAAAGGGAGACTTTTAACAAGAGTCTGTATTAGATATTTTTCCAAGAAAAGAGGTTAGGTTTAAGGAGAAATTAATTTCGAAGGTGAGTATTAAAACGAAAATGTGAGGATTTTTAAAAGAGATTAAATAAAAAATTTGAAGAGTTTTTTTAGATAAATTAAAATTTTTACTAATTTTTTCCTTTTTATTAATTAGCTATATCCTCTCCAGAGTTAAAAAAAATCATGATAAGGATTCTAGTTCAAAGAGTTTTTGAGAAGTAAATAATCAATAAATAAAAGCTATTAGGAAATTAGAACTATTTTTAAATGAAAAGAAAGAATTTTTAATTATCGAACAAAAATTTATTTATAAAAAATAGGAATTAATTTTGCCTAATGCTCTTCTTGATTTCTATTATAGTAAGTTAATTATTTTAATAAGTACCTTTTTGGGAAAAGATATACCATCGCCAGAATATATACATTTTCTTGAGGAAGGAATTACTGATGCAGGTATTTCAAAAAAAGCGATTCTTCCTAGCTTGCCACTCCCTGTAGGTTTTATTTCATGAGGTTGACTACCTTCAAAGAAAATAATATCTGTAGGATCAACATAATCTGATAAACAAATACTATTATTTGATTTATCCGTTAAATATAAACCTCCATTATTATAATCCTTCCCCTTATGTGTTAATTCAACTTTAAAGTGAATCATAGGTTTTATATTCCATGAAGGCTTGAAGTCTATATGCTTATTCAAAAATCCTCCCCCTAAAGGATAAAGACTTAATGAAGTATATGTAAAAAAATTATTCTCTTCAATAAAATCGCCATATTCCAAATCGTTTCCATAGATTACATTTCTAATTCTAGATAAAGAATGTGAAGTCTCGAGAACTTTTATTAGCTCAATATTAGGTTTATTCCATCTAAAACCGCAATATCTAAATAAATGCCAAGCTGTATTCTTTTCATATCCTAATAAATCTGCCATTCCAGCTGAAACATTCCCACGAAGGGCAGTAGGTAAATCATTCTTTTTACAACTATATTTATTAAAATATTCAATAGCTTCCTTGCGACAAGAATGATACCATTCATTACTGATAAGTTTTTTTGCAATAAAATAACCGTTTTTATCAATTTCTATTCTTGCCTTAGAAATAAAATTTTCAAGATCTATTTCTTTATTTAGTATATCTATTGGAATTTTACTTCTTAATTTTTCAAACACTTTATTAGAAAATTTATCTAATTAAACCAACTCTAACAAAAAATTTAATTTTATAAAATCAAAAACAATTAAACATATAAAATGTATTCTTAAAATAAGAATACTTTTTTAGTTTTAATATTAGATCGAACATTATAATTTTTTATGAGGTTAAATAATTTTATTTAAAGTAAATATTCAAATTATGCCTTAAATTACATAAAGAGTAAATTAAAAACATGAATATAAAAAAAGAATTTTCTTTAATAATTGGATGTTTATATAAAGAAATTGCTGAAATTAAATTTTTAATTGAAAAACTAGATGAAAATAATAAATTTTTAAGTGAAATAATATGCGTTATTTCTGATATTAATCAATTAGAACAAAAAAGAGTTTTATCTTTGCTGAAAAATATTACAAAAATCAAATTAGAACTAGTTTTCTTTAGAAGGGTTGTTCTACCTGGGGAAGCAAGGAATATTGGAATTGATAAAAGTAGCTTTAATTATCTTTGTTTTTTGGATTCTCATACCTTACCTGAAAAAAATTGGTTATCAATTTCAATTAAAATAATGGAAGAAAAAAACTTAAGGGGAATATTGGGGAGAACAAGATATATAGGTTTAAATGAATTTGAAAAATGCTTTATAGCTGCAACTTTTGGAAATATACCCCGCCATACATTACCTGGGACTTTGATAGAAAAAAAATTAATAAATCAAATAGGCTTCTTTATTCCAAATAAAAGAAGCGGTGAAGATTCAGAATGGATTCACAGATGTTTAGCATTCGAAAAAAACATAAAACAAATCAATGTTATGCCTTTAAATTATATTGGTTTAAAAGACTTAAATTTTATAGATTTATGCACAAAATGGTACAAAAATTATTCAAGCGCATGTTTAAATAATAGTCTAATTTTTCAAAGATTCTATTATTTATCTTTTTCGACAATTTCTATAATATTGATCGCATTAAGTTGGAATGACAAAGTTGCTAAATGGGATGAGAATAGTCTTTTTTATTTACCTCATATTTCAAAAATAACTTTCCTATTTATATTAATAATTTACATATTATTTAGGCTAATCATTCTACCATCAAAGAAAAATATAAATTTCTTTAAATTAAATTTTTTTCAATTTATTAGATTTTCTTTAATTTCAATAATATTAGATATTATAAAATTTATAGCTCTAATAACTTATAGGAGCTGACAAATTATGGAGCTAGAAATAAAGAATTTAAATCAAAAAAACTTCTTAAGTCTATTTCTAAATATTATTTATTCTTCTTTAAATTTTTTCTTAATTTTTATTTTAGCCAGATTTCTTGGTGCTGCGGAATTTGGAAAATATATATTTTCCTTATCTCTAGTGAAATTTATAGGATTACCAATCTTAATAGGTTACCCCTATTTTCTTTTAAAAAAATCATCATTCTTAAGTAAGAATAGGTCAGTAGAGGTTAATAAATTGATCAATAGAAACTTATATATTATTTTATTTTATTTACTTTTTTCTTTAGTATCTTTTCTTTTTCTGAAATTGATAATACCAAATTTTTTAGGAAATTATTTCAACATAATTATCCTTGGAATAATATTCATAACACCTTTTTTATCAATTATTAACTCAATTTCATCAATAATAAGATCATCTGGAGGCGAGCTGAAAGGATTAATAATGGAGAATTTGCTCCAAAATCTTATATTTATTTTATTAATTTTCTTTTTAAAAATTTTTATAAATTTAGAAAATTACTCATCTTATATATTCTTATTTGCGTTATCAGCTTTTATAACCCTTACTTACTCTTTTTATCAAATAAGAAAAATATTCAAATTTAAAATTTTTAAAATTAATTTGATGAAAAACATGCTTAGGAATCTAAAGGAATCAACATCATTTATTCTATTTCAAATTTTTGTCTTGGTAGATAAATTATTGCCAATTATCATTTTAGGATTTTGCCAAGCACCTGAAATTGTAGCAAACTTTAAAATTGCTGTTCAAATCTCAGCTATTTCAGGCTTAGCTTTAGATTCTATAAACAAAATAGTACAGCCCAGATTTGCAAAGGGATTTAGTAATAAAGAAATTAATAAAATCGAAAATATTGCTTTAACAAGTAATAAATTTGCTTTTATTTATGCTATAGCAACAAGCTTAATAATCTTTATTTTTTACGAAAAATTTATTGGCTTATTTTTTGGAAGTTTTTTTATTTTACCGAAAACAACTGTTTTCTTAATTTTACTAACGCCATTAGTTAACTCTTTTTTTGGTTCAGTAGGTTCAATAATAAACATGAGTGGTAATGAAAAAGTTTCTATTTTTTATTGTGGGATAACTTTGCTAATTGGAACCATATTTGGCTTAGTATTAATTCCAATAATTGGAATAAATGGAGCAGCAATTTCAACTTTAATATCTTCTTTATTAAGAGGCTTTATCCTTTGGAATAAATCAAAAAATTTGTTAAATATTAATTCTTCTTTTATTCTAAGTAAGGTGCATAAACTAATAATTCCTTTGAAATAGAAATACTATTATGAGAAAAATTTACCTCACAGGTCATCATACTTTTAAGAATAGAGGTTGCGAAGCTATTGTAAGGTCTACTATTCGATTATTAAAAAAACACGATAGCTCACTAAAATTTATCGTACCTAGTAAAAATATTAAATGGGATATAGAACAGTGGCCAGCAGCAAAAGAATATGGTGTTGAATTTATAAAATATAAAATTCCTAATTATCTAAAATTGGTTTGGAGGATACAGAGACTAGGGAATTTAAGTAAATATGAAATTAAATATCATTATCCTAAATATCTACTAAATATTTGTGAAAACGTAGATGCTTTTCTCTCTATTGGAGGTGATAATTATTCTCTTGATTACAACATCCCTAATTATGTAATCTATCAAGATCAACTTGCTCATAAATTAAATAAGCCCCTTATTTTATGGGGAGCATCTGTTGGACCTTTTGAAAGAAAGTATTTTTTAATTCCTAAAATAAAAAAACATTTATCAAAAATGAAAATGATTTATGTACGTGAGGAAATTTCATATAAATATCTTAAAGAAAAAATTGGATTAAATAATATAAAATTATCATTTGATCCGGCTTTCACTTTATTACATGAAAAGTCATCAGAGGTTGATTTGCTATTAAGAGAAATAAATAAGAAAAATATTATTGGAATAAATGTTAATCCACTAATTGAAAAATTCTCTAACAGAAAAATTAACCTAATAAGCATAATCAAATCATTTATTAAAGAACTAAAAATTAAATATGATATGGAAGTTGTTTTAGTTCCCCACCTTTGCCGCAAGAATGACCCTTATGAAGATTACCAATTTTTATTAAGAATTCAGAAAGAATGTTTAAAAGAAAATATTTCTGTTTACTTAGTATCTAATAGACTTAACGCAGTTGAAATTAAGTACTTAATATCTAACTTTAAAATTTTTATAGGAGCTAGGACACATTCAACTATTGCAGCTTTATCTTTAAATATTCCATCAATAATTCTTTCTTATAGCATAAAGTCCTTGGGAATAAACAAATTCTTTTTTGAGAATAATTATCTTGTTCTCGATTGTAATCAAATAAATAAAGATAATTTGCTAATTAGAGTTGACAATATTCTAGAAAATGAGAAATATTACAAAGATATTTTAAATAGAAAAAACAAATTGATCAGAGATGAGATGAAAATTTCCACACTTTCCCTTTATGATGATTTTTTTAATTAAAGGATATCTTTAACAAAATTTATAATTAAAATACTTAGCCTCTTATTTTATTAAATATTTAAAAGCTTTATTTTTTTGGGATTTTTTATTAAATATTTTTGAAAACTTTTAATTATTTTTGATAATCAATTTTTTAATTGATATTAATTTATAAATTTGTAATTCATTCGATTTAAATGTTTAATATTAATAGGTAAAATATTAAAAAAAATAAAAAGTAATTTGTCTTTTAATATCTCTAAAAAAAAACATAGAGTTATTTTAGTTCATGATTTTATTGAGTCAAAAAGAAGAGGACTTAATAAGAATCAAGATGAGAAATATTTGTTATCATTTTCAAAGTTTAAATCCTGTATTGAAGCTTCAATTAAAAATGGAATAAATTTTGAAAAGCTTTTTACAAATCATGAGAACAAGAACTTTGTTCAAATAACAAGTGATGATGGCGGTGGTTCCGCATTATTATTAGCTAATTTCTTAAAGGATCAAGGGATTAAGGGGATTTTCTTTATTATTACATCTAAGATTGGTTCAAAAAATTTTCTGAATTATGAGGAAATCAAGTATATTCATTCAATGGGACATCAGATAGGTTCACATAGTCATACTCATCCAAATCCATTTTGCAAATTAAATAAAGACGAAATAGCATACGAAATATATAAAAGTAGATCAATACTTGAAGAATTATTGAATGATAAGATAACTACTTTTTCTGTTCCAGGAGGAGAATGCACAAAAAGTACATTACTTACCCTTAGCGGGGAGGAATTTGATTTAAAGGAAATATATACATCTACACCATTTCAAGGGGAGTATTTTAGGAATTTAAATTCTGTTTTTTATGGCCGCTTGTGTATATTCAAATCTATGGGTAAAAAACAAATTATAAGAATAATTAATGGAGAAGGTTGGACTTTAAAAAGAATAAGATATCAATCAGGTAGATTCAAAAGAGAAAGAGAAGCTGATTTTAGAAAACTTAATTCAAGAATATTAATAAAATAAAAATATCAAATTTATGAATTCAAAATATATTTTGTTAATAAGTAATGAGTTATCTACTTTCTATACTGCTTACCTTTTAGTTAAATCAGATACACCTCCATCAGGGATAATAATTGGAAACTATAAAGGGTTAAAAAATAGAATAAAATTTGAAAAGTCGCTTATTAGTAAATATGGAGTTTTCAAAAGGTTTTCTCAAATATTTGCCAGTATCTTACATAAGTTAATAGATGGGAGAAAAGATAAAAATATGCTAAAAGAACTATATGAAGAATTTACTCAGGAGGATCTTTTCGAGATAGCCGAAAAGTTATCTTTACCTATAGTTAATTTAAAGTCATATGATTATGGGAATCAAAAAGTGGTCAAATTTATATCATCTATAAATCCTTATTTTTTAGTTTGTCATACTCCATTTTGGATACCTAAAAAAATTAGAGATCTAATTTATTCTAAAATTATAATAGGTTCTCATCCAGGAATTATACCTTGGTTTAGAGGTTCTAATTCTACCTTTTGGGCGAGATATAAAAATAAAGATGATTATAATGGCTATAGTATTTTTTGTATAAATTCAGGAGTTGACTCAGGACCAATAATCAAAAGAGAATATATCAAATATGATGTAAACATTTCTTATAGAGCTAATGATTATTTGCTATTAAATATGATTTCAAAAGAAATTGTGAAGGTTGTTGATGACTGTATTAAAGGAAAATTACCAAATCTTAAAAAACAAAAACCTATCCTATCGAATCAAATTTATAAAAATCCTGGAATTATTGAATATATAATTTTTAGATATAAAGAATTTAAAAAAATAAGGGATAAAAAATAAATTTTAAATTATTGTTATTAATTTTAAATTGTATCAAGTATTATTTTTAGGAATAAATAGAAAATTATAAGAGTCTAAGGGAATTTTATTTTTATGAGTATTAAAAATCAATGATTTATCAATTTTCTTATTTGGATTATTTACAAAATAAGCATCATAGCCAAGCGACCATAAGAGCTCAAATGTTTTTAAAAATTTCTCATTCCAATATGAACCTTTTGGTTGATGTTGATTAGTAGTTATTTCTATAACAAGATTGGGTTTGGGATTTTCTGCCAAGAATTGTTTAGCACCAAGTAATGCTTCAAATTCATAACCTTCAATATCCATCCAAAGCAATGTTTTTTTATTCCTAATTGAACTAGTTATCTGATCAATTGATAATAGAGGAAGATAGGAATAATTTTCAACAGTTGCATTAGCCCATCCTTTAACAAACGAAGCTGCAGTTCCATTACCATAGAGTTTCTCAATTCCATTTTTTTTGGCTGCTCCAACAGGATAAAGAGAAAACTTTTCAGAAAAACCATTAATTTCAATATTTTGGATAAGTAATTTACAATTAAAAGGATTAGGCTCTACGGCAATTGTTTCTATATTTTGACTCAATGCATGCAAACAATAGTAGCCAATATTTGCTCCAATATTGACAAAGCACTCATAATCTTTAATTATCTTTCTAAAAAATTTTGTATCAATTTCTTCAAACGTTCCCTTGCTCATTAAATCATTAGGCGAGAACATTGAAAATCCCCATATGCTTTTTTTTAATTTCAAATTAGAACTTCTTTTGATTTCAATTAATTCATATATAAACCTAAGCATTTTCGGAGAACTTCTAATTAATATATTTTTTAATATTTGTTTCATTTATTTAACTATAAAATTTTTCAAAATAATAATATAAATCTATAATACAACTATCTAATTCATTATTACTTAAAAATAGTATCTCAAAAGAATAATTAATTAATATAAATTATAAATTTCAATTATTTTCAAATTTTATAATTAGTTCATATTAACTCTAATTTAATTTTCTCAATTAGTTTCTTATTCTGAAAAATTAATTTGATCAAAACTTTTGAATTAAATTTGTCCTCAAGAAACCAATTTATCTTAGATTTAGTGGTAACTCTTAATAGAATCAAGGATAATGAATATTCAACTATATGCAAAATAAAAGCAATTTCTTTTTTAGAAAAATTATTTAAATTTGATTTTACATATCCATAAATATCATTCGAGTTATCGTCTCCCTTATATTCAAGACTTATATTTTTAATTATTTTTTCAAACAAGGCCTTTGCCTTATCAACAAGAAAATCATTTGTTTCTGATAAATAAGGATCAATAGGATTACTTCTAAGTAAATCACCAATCTCTAAGAATGTTTCCTTAGTCAATCTTCTAGAGAACCTAACTACAGATGCGCAGGCAACTTTTTTGGTCGTATTGATAATCCCTTTATGAAAAAAAGTATCGTTCCAAATTATCCATTCGCCTGCTTTATGTTTGTTTCTCAAATTAATATTTTTACTTTTTCTAAAGATTTTATGAGCAATTTTTAAACCTAAATATTGTGCAACAAAATTAAAATAGTTTCCTTTAGTAATAATTCCAGGATATTCATAATCTGTTAATGGCAACCAAATAACTCTTGTGCCATATAGATCTACACTCATATAATCATTATGTAATCCACCTTCTTCAGAATAATCATTGGGGAAGTGAATTATTGGATATAACGGAGAAATATATTTATATTTTTCAAGATCAAATGGCGTGGATTTGATTCTTGCAGCTTGAATAACTAATTTTTTTAGTAAGATTTGCGATTCAAATTTATATCTAAATTCTATCCTTAATAAGGTTTTTTTTATTTCTATATCAAAAGGGCTACTACTATTTTCACTCATAAAAATATCAAAATTTAGAGGACAAATTTTGTTGATTTCTTTCGAAAGATTTAATCTTGGAATAAAAAAATTCTGAATCCTCACATAACTAAAGAGTTTATTTACAAACTTTTCACTCTTTTTTAATAACCAATTAGCAGAATTAGAATTATAATTATTCTCATATTTATGAATTCTGTTTAGAAAATAACTTGACATAACAATATGATGACAAAATAATTTAAATCTTCTTTAAGTAACACCATAATATCAAAGATTGAATATGCCACCTTTGCGTAATACTTAAGTTATTTTTACTTAGGAGACTTTTAACAAAACTCCTATCAAAAACTGACCAAAGATTTGATGATAGATCTAAATTATCTATATCGAATTCTCTATTTTCTAAGAAACTTTTTACTGTACTAATAGGAACGCCAAATCCTTTCTTTTTTATATTTTGAACATGAGGTAATTTATCTGAAAGCATTTTTCTTAAACATATTTTACCTTTTTTTCTTGAAATTTTATCCTCACTTCTCAAACTCAAACCATAAGTAATTAAATCTTGGTCAAGTAATGGTTCCCTTAGTTCAA
Coding sequences within it:
- a CDS encoding polysaccharide biosynthesis C-terminal domain-containing protein, whose product is MPPLRPPLRPVSLANSYEKVIFYYSGLSLIIGIILNFLLIPKIGINGAAIFSLIATFIRVFAFWNKSFKLLKVNTSFFFSGIFKLYNQ
- a CDS encoding oligosaccharide flippase family protein, whose protein sequence is MELEIKNLNQKNFLSLFLNIIYSSLNFFLIFILARFLGAAEFGKYIFSLSLVKFIGLPILIGYPYFLLKKSSFLSKNRSVEVNKLINRNLYIILFYLLFSLVSFLFLKLIIPNFLGNYFNIIILGIIFITPFLSIINSISSIIRSSGGELKGLIMENLLQNLIFILLIFFLKIFINLENYSSYIFLFALSAFITLTYSFYQIRKIFKFKIFKINLMKNMLRNLKESTSFILFQIFVLVDKLLPIIILGFCQAPEIVANFKIAVQISAISGLALDSINKIVQPRFAKGFSNKEINKIENIALTSNKFAFIYAIATSLIIFIFYEKFIGLFFGSFFILPKTTVFLILLTPLVNSFFGSVGSIINMSGNEKVSIFYCGITLLIGTIFGLVLIPIIGINGAAISTLISSLLRGFILWNKSKNLLNINSSFILSKVHKLIIPLK
- a CDS encoding FkbM family methyltransferase, with the translated sequence MKQILKNILIRSSPKMLRFIYELIEIKRSSNLKLKKSIWGFSMFSPNDLMSKGTFEEIDTKFFRKIIKDYECFVNIGANIGYYCLHALSQNIETIAVEPNPFNCKLLIQNIEINGFSEKFSLYPVGAAKKNGIEKLYGNGTAASFVKGWANATVENYSYLPLLSIDQITSSIRNKKTLLWMDIEGYEFEALLGAKQFLAENPKPNLVIEITTNQHQPKGSYWNEKFLKTFELLWSLGYDAYFVNNPNKKIDKSLIFNTHKNKIPLDSYNFLFIPKNNT
- a CDS encoding polysaccharide pyruvyl transferase family protein, whose product is MRKIYLTGHHTFKNRGCEAIVRSTIRLLKKHDSSLKFIVPSKNIKWDIEQWPAAKEYGVEFIKYKIPNYLKLVWRIQRLGNLSKYEIKYHYPKYLLNICENVDAFLSIGGDNYSLDYNIPNYVIYQDQLAHKLNKPLILWGASVGPFERKYFLIPKIKKHLSKMKMIYVREEISYKYLKEKIGLNNIKLSFDPAFTLLHEKSSEVDLLLREINKKNIIGINVNPLIEKFSNRKINLISIIKSFIKELKIKYDMEVVLVPHLCRKNDPYEDYQFLLRIQKECLKENISVYLVSNRLNAVEIKYLISNFKIFIGARTHSTIAALSLNIPSIILSYSIKSLGINKFFFENNYLVLDCNQINKDNLLIRVDNILENEKYYKDILNRKNKLIRDEMKISTLSLYDDFFN
- a CDS encoding glycosyltransferase, whose product is MNIKKEFSLIIGCLYKEIAEIKFLIEKLDENNKFLSEIICVISDINQLEQKRVLSLLKNITKIKLELVFFRRVVLPGEARNIGIDKSSFNYLCFLDSHTLPEKNWLSISIKIMEEKNLRGILGRTRYIGLNEFEKCFIAATFGNIPRHTLPGTLIEKKLINQIGFFIPNKRSGEDSEWIHRCLAFEKNIKQINVMPLNYIGLKDLNFIDLCTKWYKNYSSACLNNSLIFQRFYYLSFSTISIILIALSWNDKVAKWDENSLFYLPHISKITFLFILIIYILFRLIILPSKKNINFFKLNFFQFIRFSLISIILDIIKFIALITYRS
- a CDS encoding nitroreductase family protein, which gives rise to MNFLNNTYNLYDNAIFSLASANNFKLNYQKMNQDELVEYITYNYHKLEKGLSLKKVKPNFGSDSKVISKIIKLTEYYIDKFDYQDPIVISVYDALNDYLIWHKQKKIDILEKPLIKFIEKYKHLKLIKSDQKYGGIISQNKKDILEKITYLNEDFFRSRRSIRNFSDIEVDNNLIMECVNKALIGTPTVCNRNINKVYVIDDYYKRKLILSLQNGNKGFGIHASKILIITSKLNCFFHPIERREPYISGGMFSMSLLYALHSNSLASCCLNWDVSPDKDIKLKNILRIKNESVIMLIALGHYKEKFNVAVSKKKCLKNVVNFI
- a CDS encoding formyltransferase family protein — protein: MNSKYILLISNELSTFYTAYLLVKSDTPPSGIIIGNYKGLKNRIKFEKSLISKYGVFKRFSQIFASILHKLIDGRKDKNMLKELYEEFTQEDLFEIAEKLSLPIVNLKSYDYGNQKVVKFISSINPYFLVCHTPFWIPKKIRDLIYSKIIIGSHPGIIPWFRGSNSTFWARYKNKDDYNGYSIFCINSGVDSGPIIKREYIKYDVNISYRANDYLLLNMISKEIVKVVDDCIKGKLPNLKKQKPILSNQIYKNPGIIEYIIFRYKEFKKIRDKK
- a CDS encoding polysaccharide deacetylase family protein — encoded protein: MSFNISKKKHRVILVHDFIESKRRGLNKNQDEKYLLSFSKFKSCIEASIKNGINFEKLFTNHENKNFVQITSDDGGGSALLLANFLKDQGIKGIFFIITSKIGSKNFLNYEEIKYIHSMGHQIGSHSHTHPNPFCKLNKDEIAYEIYKSRSILEELLNDKITTFSVPGGECTKSTLLTLSGEEFDLKEIYTSTPFQGEYFRNLNSVFYGRLCIFKSMGKKQIIRIINGEGWTLKRIRYQSGRFKREREADFRKLNSRILIK